The following are encoded in a window of Nitrososphaerales archaeon genomic DNA:
- a CDS encoding translation initiation factor IF-2 subunit gamma translates to MSEQRLVADPGLQRPLLPKQPEVNIGSAGHVDHGKTTTIQSITGVWASAHSEELRRGITIKVGYADAAFYKCAHTPAPANYSTSPKCPVCGKETKLLRSVSFVDCPGHESLMTNMLAGAFLMDGALLVIAANEPVPKPQTREHLQALQMLGMKRIVVAQNKIDLVTDEEAKKNEEAIKAFIANTVAADAPIVPISAQQKLNIDALIEALEEVIPTPKRDPKADPLMYVVRSFDVNRPGMGIESLSGGVLGGSLVKGELRVGEEVEVRPGMVDERSGKYVPIITKVSSLQTGAGDTDRVGPGGLIAVGTHLDPTFTKGDQMVGSVIGKPGTLPQTLEHLTLDLDLFETAVGSAELVKVDKVKPAENLRLNLGTSSSPAVVTSARGDVIEVDLKKPVAIETGMRAAVSRRIAERWRLIGSGLLK, encoded by the coding sequence TTGTCAGAACAGAGGTTGGTTGCCGATCCGGGACTACAAAGACCTCTTCTCCCGAAGCAGCCTGAGGTCAACATCGGAAGCGCAGGTCACGTAGATCATGGTAAGACCACGACGATCCAATCGATTACGGGAGTGTGGGCGAGCGCCCACAGCGAGGAACTGAGGAGGGGGATCACGATCAAGGTCGGATACGCAGACGCGGCTTTCTACAAGTGCGCCCACACACCTGCGCCGGCCAACTACTCGACGAGCCCGAAGTGCCCCGTCTGCGGCAAGGAGACGAAGCTGCTGAGATCCGTAAGCTTCGTCGACTGCCCCGGCCACGAGTCCCTGATGACGAACATGCTCGCTGGTGCTTTCCTGATGGACGGCGCTCTTCTCGTGATAGCTGCGAACGAGCCTGTTCCCAAGCCCCAGACGAGGGAGCACCTGCAAGCTCTCCAGATGCTCGGGATGAAGCGGATAGTGGTAGCCCAGAACAAGATCGACCTTGTGACCGACGAGGAGGCGAAGAAGAACGAGGAGGCGATCAAGGCGTTCATCGCGAACACGGTCGCTGCAGACGCGCCCATCGTGCCGATCTCAGCGCAGCAGAAGCTGAACATTGACGCTCTGATTGAGGCGCTCGAGGAGGTCATCCCGACGCCGAAGAGGGACCCGAAGGCTGACCCGCTGATGTACGTGGTCAGGAGCTTCGACGTCAACAGGCCCGGAATGGGGATAGAGTCGCTGTCGGGAGGGGTGTTGGGCGGGAGCCTCGTGAAGGGAGAGCTGCGCGTCGGCGAAGAGGTTGAGGTCAGGCCGGGGATGGTCGATGAGAGGAGCGGCAAGTACGTCCCGATAATCACCAAAGTTTCAAGTCTTCAGACCGGCGCAGGAGACACGGACAGGGTGGGACCCGGCGGCCTCATCGCCGTTGGCACCCATCTTGACCCGACGTTCACGAAGGGCGATCAGATGGTCGGAAGCGTGATTGGGAAGCCAGGAACCCTGCCGCAGACTCTGGAACACCTGACGCTCGACCTGGACCTCTTCGAGACGGCGGTTGGTTCCGCTGAGCTTGTGAAGGTGGACAAGGTGAAGCCGGCGGAGAACCTCAGGCTCAACCTTGGCACTTCGTCGTCGCCTGCGGTCGTCACGTCTGCGAGAGGCGACGTCATCGAGGTAGACCTGAAGAAGCCGGTCGCGATCGAGACAGGGATGCGGGCGGCGGTCAGCAGGCGCATAGCAGAGAGGTGGCGCCTGATAGGCTCGGGCCTGCTGAAGTAG
- a CDS encoding PIN domain-containing protein, protein MLDTVVLFAASDPLDKHHEDAVAHLSSAVDDLVIAGSAMFEFDLVLKSNGFSPSQRRTVFLSMAAEFPSSIQAVGSVTAPILFTAAILQEVHGLDYFDALVAAEALARDGKVVSTDREFDKIRGLERLPLKADRARG, encoded by the coding sequence GTGCTTGACACGGTTGTCCTCTTCGCAGCCAGCGACCCCTTGGACAAGCATCATGAAGACGCCGTAGCTCACCTCTCTTCTGCAGTGGACGACTTGGTAATTGCTGGGTCAGCCATGTTTGAGTTCGACCTCGTTCTCAAGAGCAATGGGTTCTCTCCTTCGCAACGGAGGACTGTGTTCCTGAGTATGGCCGCGGAGTTCCCATCTTCGATTCAAGCTGTTGGTTCGGTGACCGCACCCATCCTCTTCACGGCGGCAATCCTTCAAGAGGTGCACGGCCTCGATTACTTCGACGCTCTGGTCGCGGCGGAGGCGCTAGCACGTGACGGTAAGGTGGTCTCGACTGACAGAGAGTTCGACAAGATTCGCGGGCTCGAGAGGCTTCCCCTCAAGGCGGATAGAGCTCGCGGGTGA
- a CDS encoding type II toxin-antitoxin system VapC family toxin, with protein MSASSVYVDSNVFIGPVLYGDIGRARAATRVLRYIEQGRIVAYTSVLTWDEVVWVVLRTVGKADSLSAGKKLLHFPNLRFVPVTEELLVRAQKLVEDHELAPRDAVHCASAMSKGVQVVISGDADLDAVPGLKRESPEAFRPKS; from the coding sequence TTGAGCGCTTCAAGCGTCTACGTTGATTCGAACGTCTTCATCGGCCCGGTCCTCTATGGAGACATCGGAAGGGCACGGGCGGCGACGAGGGTCCTCCGCTATATCGAGCAGGGGAGAATCGTGGCATACACTTCCGTCCTGACTTGGGACGAGGTGGTCTGGGTGGTACTTAGGACCGTGGGCAAGGCGGATTCCTTGAGCGCGGGGAAGAAGCTACTGCACTTTCCGAATCTGAGGTTCGTACCAGTGACCGAGGAGCTCCTGGTCCGCGCCCAGAAGCTTGTGGAAGATCATGAATTGGCCCCCAGGGATGCGGTCCACTGCGCGTCAGCCATGAGCAAGGGAGTTCAGGTCGTCATCTCCGGCGACGCAGACCTGGACGCGGTCCCCGGCTTGAAGAGGGAGAGTCCCGAGGCTTTCAGACCGAAGAGCTGA
- a CDS encoding AbrB/MazE/SpoVT family DNA-binding domain-containing protein, whose amino-acid sequence MRVGEKGQVVIPKDVREKAGIREGTDVTVEFRNGEVVVRRLGAPTENYVDYFLSTYSKKLDHEVDVEEILEEEHLERFKRLR is encoded by the coding sequence ATGCGAGTAGGCGAAAAGGGACAGGTTGTCATCCCGAAAGATGTCAGGGAGAAGGCTGGGATCCGGGAGGGAACCGATGTCACGGTCGAGTTCAGGAACGGGGAAGTGGTTGTCAGGAGGCTCGGGGCTCCGACGGAGAACTACGTCGATTACTTCTTGAGCACGTATTCCAAGAAGCTGGACCACGAAGTGGATGTGGAAGAGATTCTGGAGGAAGAGCATCTTGAGCGCTTCAAGCGTCTACGTTGA
- a CDS encoding putative toxin-antitoxin system toxin component, PIN family yields the protein MRVVPDTNVLVSAFISKHGISANILDMAATFEEITLVLSDEILEEFGDVMARGEVRERFDYTAGEIKDFKRAIRSVADVISVESNFRAIEEDPEDDVVLNTAYDGKAAYVVSGDRHLQDLKKFKGIRIVSPRRFMRIITRKFGELIVRWNDLE from the coding sequence ATGAGAGTCGTTCCCGACACCAATGTCCTGGTGTCGGCGTTCATCTCGAAGCATGGCATCTCGGCGAACATCCTTGACATGGCCGCAACATTCGAAGAGATAACGCTCGTACTTTCCGACGAGATCTTGGAGGAGTTCGGGGACGTGATGGCAAGGGGAGAAGTAAGGGAGAGGTTCGACTACACCGCAGGTGAGATCAAGGATTTCAAGCGCGCGATCAGGAGCGTTGCAGATGTCATCAGTGTAGAATCGAACTTCCGGGCTATAGAAGAAGATCCAGAGGACGACGTGGTGTTGAACACCGCCTACGATGGGAAGGCTGCTTACGTCGTGTCTGGAGACAGGCATTTGCAGGATTTGAAGAAGTTCAAGGGCATCCGGATTGTGAGCCCAAGACGATTCATGAGGATAATAACCAGAAAGTTTGGGGAGCTGATAGTACGATGGAACGACCTCGAATGA
- a CDS encoding AbrB/MazE/SpoVT family DNA-binding domain-containing protein — protein MTLELTRLSERGQIVIPTELRKSMKLKEGERFIVTGLGDTIILRKLELSQERLRLKKLIRESSEKARKSGFTEEELEKLIEKTRKVS, from the coding sequence ATGACGCTTGAACTGACAAGACTTTCGGAGAGGGGCCAGATAGTCATTCCGACAGAGCTCAGGAAGAGCATGAAGCTCAAGGAAGGGGAGAGGTTCATAGTGACAGGTCTGGGCGACACGATAATTCTCAGGAAACTTGAGTTGTCGCAGGAGAGGCTCAGGCTGAAGAAGCTGATCAGGGAATCGAGTGAGAAGGCGAGAAAGTCAGGTTTCACCGAAGAAGAATTAGAGAAGCTTATAGAGAAAACCAGAAAGGTAAGCTGA
- the thrC gene encoding threonine synthase, translating to MVKRWQMRCIGCGKECGTELPDSHCPSCGDLLEIVLRGRAPTRKSLFGTKGLGIWRFRDALPFASDVEPVSLSEGNTPLVRLSNIGSATRIKNLYAKNDGQNPTGSFKDRGMTSAVTRAKELGAEALVCASTGNTAASLAAYAARARMPAVVVVPKGNVATGKLSQAFSYGARVFGVEGNFDDALKVVFELVRQDRRFYLVNSVNPFRIEGQKVATYEVYEQLGAVPDYVVLPVGNAGNISAIWKGFKELRAFGITRSLPKMVGVQAEGAAPFAEALSRREDLKPWREPRTVASAIKIGNPVSWKKALAAVKESGGTATTVSDREILNARRELGEREGLLVEAASAAPFAALTKLSLPAQAKVVCIATGNGLKDIADHAIGINIEPAEDALSIARALG from the coding sequence TTGGTCAAGCGCTGGCAGATGAGGTGCATCGGATGCGGGAAGGAGTGTGGCACAGAACTTCCCGATTCGCACTGTCCGAGCTGCGGCGACCTGCTGGAGATAGTCCTCCGCGGGAGGGCGCCGACGAGGAAGTCGCTCTTCGGTACGAAGGGGCTGGGAATCTGGAGATTCAGGGACGCACTCCCATTCGCCTCCGATGTCGAACCGGTCTCGCTGAGCGAAGGCAACACGCCTCTGGTGAGGCTCAGCAACATCGGCTCTGCGACAAGAATCAAGAACCTCTACGCGAAGAACGACGGGCAGAACCCGACGGGCTCTTTCAAGGACAGGGGGATGACATCGGCCGTCACTAGGGCCAAGGAGCTTGGAGCGGAGGCCCTTGTGTGTGCCTCGACGGGCAACACGGCAGCCTCGCTGGCCGCCTACGCCGCGAGGGCCAGGATGCCCGCCGTGGTCGTCGTGCCGAAGGGAAACGTGGCCACAGGAAAGCTCAGCCAGGCATTCTCGTACGGGGCGAGGGTCTTCGGGGTCGAGGGGAACTTCGACGATGCATTGAAGGTCGTCTTTGAGCTGGTAAGGCAGGACAGGCGGTTCTACCTCGTGAACTCGGTCAACCCGTTCAGGATCGAGGGGCAGAAGGTGGCGACGTACGAGGTCTACGAGCAGCTCGGTGCAGTGCCCGACTACGTTGTCCTTCCCGTCGGCAACGCCGGGAACATAAGCGCGATCTGGAAGGGGTTCAAGGAACTTCGAGCCTTCGGAATCACAAGGTCACTTCCGAAGATGGTAGGCGTGCAGGCGGAGGGTGCGGCACCCTTCGCTGAGGCCCTGTCGAGACGGGAGGACTTGAAGCCCTGGAGAGAGCCCCGCACTGTAGCTTCCGCCATCAAGATAGGAAACCCGGTCTCCTGGAAGAAAGCCCTCGCAGCGGTGAAGGAATCGGGCGGGACCGCGACTACGGTATCCGACAGGGAGATACTCAACGCAAGGCGGGAGCTGGGAGAGAGGGAGGGACTCCTGGTGGAAGCAGCCAGCGCCGCTCCCTTCGCCGCCTTGACGAAGCTCAGCCTGCCCGCACAGGCAAAGGTAGTCTGCATTGCGACAGGGAACGGGCTGAAGGACATCGCAGACCATGCAATCGGGATCAACATCGAACCCGCAGAGGATGCACTCTCCATAGCGAGGGCCCTGGGCTGA
- a CDS encoding helix-turn-helix domain-containing protein encodes MDALARLFGSSTRANLIRAMALSDAPLTAYRIARAYNMNVAKVYREMKNMVDLGLVEVSGKERGVEYRLVQEDLKNLAMKLSPGFISLEAWKGEGARRFRFRAGLGGLPGPRPMRAAGREFPSPDRLPGELETLARLGRKAFDSKYGKPGQKRIGTV; translated from the coding sequence ATGGACGCATTGGCACGGCTATTCGGAAGCTCGACCAGGGCGAACCTAATCAGGGCCATGGCTCTTTCCGATGCGCCACTCACAGCGTACAGAATCGCCCGAGCGTACAACATGAATGTGGCCAAGGTCTACAGGGAGATGAAGAACATGGTGGACCTGGGGTTGGTGGAGGTCTCGGGCAAGGAGAGAGGCGTCGAGTACAGACTCGTCCAAGAAGATTTGAAGAATCTAGCGATGAAACTGTCGCCAGGGTTCATCAGCCTCGAGGCGTGGAAGGGCGAAGGAGCAAGGAGATTCAGGTTCAGGGCAGGGTTGGGAGGCCTGCCCGGACCCCGACCGATGAGAGCAGCCGGACGGGAGTTCCCAAGTCCGGACAGGCTGCCGGGCGAGCTCGAGACCCTTGCCAGGCTGGGCAGGAAGGCTTTCGACTCCAAGTACGGGAAGCCGGGGCAGAAGAGAATTGGCACCGTATGA
- a CDS encoding PIN domain-containing protein, translating to MSSSFVIDTYAWVEYLLGSRAGEAAKLYIESGAAFTPSVVLVELKRWYLREIEARRRNEREMHSHLAFVESKTSVVPLDSALALKAGETDFLMKKRIKGWPVADSIILATANAKASKVVTGDPHFRPLDEVVYIG from the coding sequence ATGAGCTCTAGCTTCGTGATAGACACGTACGCATGGGTCGAGTATCTCTTGGGGTCGAGGGCGGGCGAGGCTGCGAAGCTGTACATCGAGAGCGGGGCGGCGTTCACGCCCTCCGTGGTGCTCGTCGAGTTGAAGAGGTGGTATCTTCGGGAGATTGAAGCCAGGCGGCGAAACGAGCGCGAGATGCACTCCCACCTGGCATTCGTCGAATCGAAGACCAGCGTCGTCCCACTCGATTCCGCCCTGGCTCTCAAGGCTGGCGAGACGGACTTCTTGATGAAGAAGAGGATTAAGGGCTGGCCTGTCGCGGATTCGATAATACTCGCCACAGCGAACGCCAAGGCCTCCAAGGTAGTCACGGGCGACCCGCACTTCAGGCCCCTCGACGAAGTCGTCTACATCGGCTGA
- a CDS encoding homoserine kinase: protein MEAPASSANLGPGFDIFALSLREPRDRLTLERAQSGVSISVRGSGGLPETPDQNVAGAVARAVMADQGIKDGVSMLLTKGVPVGAGLGSSAASSVAAAAGTSALFGLDLQPREIIRYAGLGERLASGTAHYDNVTASYAGGFVIVGKEFDYVKMEPPRSLALCLVTPNVELPEKKTKYARSLLPRSVSLKTMVDVTRAASLMVHGFATGDIGEIGKAMAVSPVDEARAKMIPGFERVRKAGLARGATGVCISGAGPTVLAVSDKRRSQGVVKGMVGAFRSGGIESSGFITRVGGGCRVAER from the coding sequence GTGGAGGCACCCGCATCGTCGGCGAACCTAGGGCCCGGGTTCGACATCTTCGCTCTCAGCCTGAGGGAGCCGAGGGACAGGCTGACGTTGGAGCGAGCTCAGAGCGGAGTCTCCATATCAGTGAGGGGGTCAGGAGGGCTGCCCGAGACTCCGGATCAAAACGTGGCTGGGGCCGTGGCGAGAGCGGTCATGGCAGACCAAGGAATCAAAGACGGGGTTTCGATGCTGCTCACCAAGGGGGTACCTGTCGGAGCCGGCCTCGGAAGCAGCGCCGCTTCGTCAGTTGCAGCCGCTGCAGGCACCAGCGCCCTATTCGGTCTGGACCTCCAGCCGAGGGAGATCATCCGCTACGCAGGACTCGGCGAGCGGCTCGCGTCCGGCACGGCTCACTACGACAATGTCACTGCCTCCTATGCCGGGGGCTTCGTGATCGTTGGCAAGGAGTTCGACTACGTCAAGATGGAGCCGCCTCGGTCGCTTGCGCTTTGTCTCGTCACTCCAAACGTTGAGCTGCCGGAGAAGAAGACGAAGTACGCCCGCTCCCTCCTACCCAGAAGTGTCTCGCTGAAGACAATGGTGGACGTCACGAGGGCGGCGAGCCTCATGGTTCACGGATTCGCGACAGGAGACATCGGGGAGATCGGGAAGGCGATGGCCGTGAGCCCGGTCGACGAGGCGAGGGCGAAGATGATCCCAGGCTTCGAGCGCGTGAGGAAGGCCGGCCTTGCTCGCGGGGCCACCGGGGTCTGCATCAGCGGGGCTGGCCCGACCGTCCTCGCGGTCAGCGACAAGAGGAGGAGCCAAGGTGTCGTGAAGGGAATGGTCGGCGCGTTCAGGTCTGGGGGCATAGAGAGCAGTGGTTTCATTACGCGCGTGGGCGGCGGCTGCAGGGTGGCTGAGAGGTAG
- a CDS encoding PIN domain-containing protein — translation MTAEAVVDTSVLVDAMVEGAQKHSQAREQLAGLAKITIPSVVLYELVWVLSRLDVGPEAALSAIEALVRNTKVVIATDDGGVSVKAMRRVANEKTKLSNFDDKVVLETALKSGLTLITYDRELDREWRRAAGEARRRG, via the coding sequence ATGACCGCAGAGGCCGTGGTCGACACCAGCGTGCTCGTCGATGCCATGGTCGAGGGGGCACAGAAGCATTCGCAGGCGAGAGAGCAGCTAGCTGGCCTAGCAAAGATCACGATACCAAGCGTTGTGCTGTACGAATTGGTCTGGGTCCTCAGCAGGCTCGACGTGGGACCGGAGGCTGCCCTCAGCGCAATCGAGGCCTTAGTACGAAACACGAAGGTAGTCATCGCCACAGATGATGGTGGTGTCTCCGTGAAGGCCATGAGGCGGGTGGCGAACGAAAAGACGAAGCTCTCGAACTTCGACGACAAGGTCGTGCTCGAGACTGCTCTGAAGTCCGGGCTGACTCTCATCACATACGACAGGGAGCTTGACAGGGAATGGAGGAGGGCCGCCGGTGAGGCTCGACGTCGAGGGTGA
- a CDS encoding AbrB/MazE/SpoVT family DNA-binding domain-containing protein, which translates to MPRTKVTRNRQVTIPAEIASKAHISEGDILNVEVVDERVIFQKARDEFPVIRANRTNRKLTDDKIERLIAEAAAEISG; encoded by the coding sequence ATGCCCCGCACGAAAGTGACCAGAAACAGGCAGGTCACCATACCAGCCGAAATAGCTTCCAAGGCGCACATAAGTGAAGGCGATATACTCAATGTGGAAGTGGTGGACGAGCGTGTCATTTTTCAGAAGGCGAGGGACGAATTCCCCGTCATCAGGGCAAACAGGACAAACAGGAAATTGACTGACGATAAGATTGAGCGGCTGATAGCAGAAGCGGCAGCAGAGATATCAGGATGA
- a CDS encoding nucleotidyltransferase, with product MPSTLEDLLLRTITFLEKEGIEYMVIGGFALPSYGPIRTTLDLDVAVRINGNKKFDSFVEAAKKSGFEPGVASFSNPVNLFRDERTGLEVEFWLSPDGIEWDTETLRRRRRTKIGSVGVWLVSPEDFIVSKLSRPDRGVQDEKDVKGVLARLGDSVDRTYLVLRAGKAGVLALLRAIEVAQ from the coding sequence TTGCCGAGCACCCTCGAGGACCTTCTGCTTAGAACTATTACCTTCCTTGAGAAGGAGGGAATAGAGTACATGGTGATAGGAGGCTTCGCGCTGCCCTCCTACGGACCCATAAGGACCACCCTCGACCTCGATGTGGCCGTGAGAATCAATGGCAACAAGAAGTTCGACTCATTCGTAGAAGCGGCCAAGAAGTCTGGCTTCGAGCCGGGTGTGGCTTCCTTCTCTAATCCTGTGAACCTCTTCAGGGATGAGAGGACCGGGCTCGAGGTCGAGTTCTGGCTCAGCCCTGACGGCATCGAATGGGATACCGAGACTCTGAGAAGGCGGAGGAGGACCAAGATAGGCTCCGTGGGCGTCTGGCTGGTTTCTCCGGAGGATTTCATTGTCAGCAAGCTGAGCCGGCCTGACAGAGGGGTGCAGGATGAAAAGGATGTGAAAGGCGTCCTAGCCCGTCTGGGCGACTCCGTCGATAGGACCTATCTTGTGCTACGCGCAGGCAAGGCAGGTGTGCTGGCACTCCTCAGGGCGATAGAGGTAGCGCAGTAG
- a CDS encoding type II toxin-antitoxin system VapC family toxin, translated as MAAEEVLILDASVAVKWFSQEPLRDKALALRQSFLEGKVELEAPSLMIYEVANALRYNPRYGSDEAKSSIEALENLQLTIHRFEGGLASSAVETAYRLGITVYDAAYVALAAARNGVMYTADAEVVAKASTDSVKHLAEFGEGGR; from the coding sequence ATGGCGGCGGAAGAGGTTCTCATACTCGACGCGAGCGTAGCGGTAAAGTGGTTCAGCCAGGAACCACTCCGCGACAAGGCGCTCGCGCTGCGACAGAGCTTTCTCGAAGGCAAGGTGGAGCTGGAAGCCCCCTCCCTAATGATATACGAAGTGGCGAACGCCCTGAGGTATAACCCTCGGTACGGGTCGGACGAGGCGAAGTCCAGCATCGAGGCGCTGGAGAACCTTCAGCTCACCATCCACAGGTTTGAAGGAGGCCTTGCGAGCTCGGCCGTGGAAACAGCCTACAGGCTTGGCATAACGGTCTACGACGCAGCCTACGTCGCCCTCGCAGCCGCGAGGAACGGAGTGATGTACACAGCCGACGCCGAGGTCGTAGCGAAGGCCTCGACCGACTCTGTGAAACATCTCGCGGAATTCGGCGAGGGCGGCAGGTAG